The Pectobacterium wasabiae CFBP 3304 DNA segment CGGCGGTGTGAGTAATCCCAAATGCCGCAACGATAAAGCGCTACTGTGGAACAACTACGAAGTTGACGATGACGGCTCTGTTACTGTCCACACCTTTCACCGTGTCCATCCAGACGCTATGCCGTTCGCTCAAAACAGACTGACGCTCGACAAAGAGCCGTTTGACCCGAAAAAGGGCCACACATCAGATATGGAGTGGCCGGACCAAACGCCGATCGACGTTCCGCGAGGCTTGTTCATTCAAGTGCGCGTGAACATGCCGGAGCGCATCGAAACGAAACCTGTAGTCAGCCACAGCAACGTTTACTGCAATACCATCTCGCCAGTTTAATCACGCGAAAAACGACAGCTGCCCGGCTATGATGTCTAGTGCATCCTCAAGTGTCGGCACGGGATCAATATGTATCGCTGGCGCGTCAGTTTCGCCGACGCGTACAGCGACATAGAAACCAGAGTCTTCAATGACAGCGTATGAACCCACAGGGCAATCAGTCAGCATGTCGCTGTCGTCGAGTACGCAGATCGTCGTTCCGTGATATGTGATCGTTTCCATTTCTCATCCTTGATTTTATGACAGGTTATTCCCCCGTAATTCCACCATAATTCCCCCTGTAAAATCCAGACGAAAAAAAACCAACCGTAAGAGGTTGGTTTTTCTGGGATTATTTGGTCGGCACGAGAGGATTTGAACCTCCGACCCCCGACACCCCATGACGGTGCGCTACCAGGCTGCGCTACGTGCCGATGCTATGGGTATTTATACTACATTTTCCTGACCCTATTGCAATAGCCAGATGGAACGACTGCTTTAGATTTAGGCAGTTAGTTAGCAATAAAGCGCCTTTCGTTCGTTAGTACCTGCAAGAGTAGGGCAAGTTGCGGTTTTTCATCATTCAGCCGATTTCCCGCCATGTCGTAAGCTCGGTAGTTACCGTTGCTTTCCAACACGATAATCTGTTCTGGTGTCGTGATCAGCAGCGTGCCTCCGTTGCCGTTAATCAGCCACGGATAGCGTCGTTGGGCAGAGAACAGGTCTTCGCCTTGTGCATAATCATCCGTACTGTTTTTAACATGGAGCAGGCGCTGCATCAGTGTGACCATGACGTCCTTGTTGTCTGTCATTTTCGTAATGGTCTGCGCTGGCGTATTCGGCCAGTGAACAATAAGCGGTGTTTGCCATTGCGTGCGAGTGAAACGTGCCGTGTTGTTGGTATTGGCATTCTGGTTTTGTGCGGTTGTCACGATAATGACTGTGTTATCCAGAATGTTCTTTTCCTGCAAAGTACGGATGATTTGACCAATCTGGCGGTCAACATCCTGAATATTCATTCGGCTGTTTGGCTCGATGTCTTTGCTGGAAGCATTTTTCGGCGCACTGTTCAGTTCAACGTAAGAGAACCAAGGCGCTGGGTTATTATCACGATTGAGCCACTCCTGCCATTGTGTGATGATGGCATCGCCGCTTTGTTGCTGCGGCGCGGGCAAGGAGAAATCAGAAAGCAGCGCCTGACGGTAGAGCGGGCTGTTGAAGCCGTTCGCCGAAAATAGCCCAAACTGGTAACCTTGCTGACTTAATGCTGCGATCAACGCAGAGGGTTTCCGCGCACTCAGGATACCATCCATATAGGTCGTCGAGAGGCCGTAAAACAGATTAAACAAAGCGGCATCTGGCTGAGAGCCTGAGTCGTAATGATCG contains these protein-coding regions:
- the yejM gene encoding LPS biosynthesis-modulating metalloenzyme YejM; its protein translation is MVTNRQRYREKVSQMISWGHWFALFNILLTLGLGSRYLFVADWPTSLFGRIYALVSWLGHFSFIVFAAYLLVIFPLTFIVMSQRLLRFLSAALATAGLTILLVDVEVFTRFHLHLNSTVWELVINPGQGEIARDWQWMFIGIPLIFMAEMLFGTWCWQKLRSLNRRHFGKPLAGVFISAFFASHLMYIWADANFYRPITMQRANLPLSYPMTARRFLEKHGLLDAQEYQRRLTQQGNPEAMTVEYPLNNITFRDSGSGYNLLMVMIDDTQPDAIKNRMPNLSRFAAENVHFSDHYDSGSQPDAALFNLFYGLSTTYMDGILSARKPSALIAALSQQGYQFGLFSANGFNSPLYRQALLSDFSLPAPQQQSGDAIITQWQEWLNRDNNPAPWFSYVELNSAPKNASSKDIEPNSRMNIQDVDRQIGQIIRTLQEKNILDNTVIIVTTAQNQNANTNNTARFTRTQWQTPLIVHWPNTPAQTITKMTDNKDVMVTLMQRLLHVKNSTDDYAQGEDLFSAQRRYPWLINGNGGTLLITTPEQIIVLESNGNYRAYDMAGNRLNDEKPQLALLLQVLTNERRFIAN